One stretch of Danio rerio strain Tuebingen ecotype United States chromosome 6, GRCz12tu, whole genome shotgun sequence DNA includes these proteins:
- the gjc4a.2 gene encoding gap junction protein isoform X1, whose product MSWDFLTHLLDEISNHSTFVGKIWLTLLIVFRIVLTVVGGETIYDDEQSEFVCNTLQPGCKNVCYDAFAPLSHVRFWVFQIIMISTPSVMYLGFAMHKIARMADNEYQPRKHKMLSTVHQRMNRDYDMVDEMTEEVPMIPEEIEPSEKDNKSAASTKTTAASDAAVKHDGRRRIKRDGLMKVYVLQLISRVAFEIAFLFGQCILYGFEVSPSYICTRSPCPHTVDCFVSRPTEKTIFLLIMYVVSVLCLALTVLEILHLGIGGLRDSFRSRANRRLPVHRPSTSTICHRLSSAPPGYQAVQKKYSSGKLKAEFLSDSGRESLADDNTTRDLDRLRRHLKIAQQHLDQAYHTEEVGASHNSGPDSKSIAAEQNRLNQAQGGFGSTEEKVFKEAHA is encoded by the exons ATGAGTTGGGACTTCTTGACACATTTGCTTGATGAAATCTCCAACCATTCTACTTTTGTGGGAAAGATCTGGCTCACTCTCCTCATTGTCTTCCGAATCGTCCTGACAGTGGTGGGCGGTGAGACCATCTATGATGATGAACAGAGCGAGTTTGTGTGCAATACACTACAGCCTGGTTGTAAGAACGTGTGCTATGATGCTTTTGCCCCTTTATCGCATGTTAGATTTTGGGTTTTTCAAATCATTATGATAAGCACCCCGTCTGTTATGTACCTCGGCTTTGCCATGCACAAAATTGCTCGAATGGCCGATAATGAATACCAACCACGCAAACACAAAATGCTGTCTACGGTACATCAGAGAATGAATCGTGACTACGACATGGTGGACGAGATGACTGAAGAAGTTCCCATGATCCCAGAAGAGATTGAGCCATCAGAGAAGGACAACAAATCAGCAGCTTCAACCAAGACTACCGCTGCTTCTGATGCTGCCGTGAAACATGATGGCCGACGCCGCATCAAGAGAGATGGTCTCATGAAGGTGTACGTGTTACAGTTGATCTCTCGTGTTGCCTTTGAGATAGCCTTCCTCTTTGGCCAATGTATTCTTTATGGTTTTGAGGTCTCTCCATCCTACATTTGCACCCGAAGCCCTTGCCCACACACAGTGGATTGCTTTGTCTCACGTCCCACTGAAAAAACCATCTTTCTGCTCATCATGTATGTTGTCAGTGTACTCTGTCTGGCACTGACTGTATTGGAAATCCTGCATCTGGGAATTGGTGGCTTGAGGGACTCATTTCGTAGTCGAGCAAATCGGAGACTCCCTGTTCATAGGCCATCCACGTCCACCATCTGTCACCGCCTTTCCAGTGCTCCACCTGGATATCAGGCTGTCCAGAAAAAGTACTCCTCAGGCAAGCTAAAGGCTGAGTTCCTGTCAGACTCAGGACGGGAGTCACTGGCTGATGACAACACTACTCGTGATCTAGACCGTCTGCGGAGGCATCTGAAAATTGCACAGCAACACCTGGACCAGGCCTACCACACTGAGGAAGTAGGGGCTTCACACAACAGCGGGCCTGACTCTAAAAGCATCGCTGCTGAGCAAAACCGACTCAACCAGGCGCAGGGAGGCTTTGGCAGCACTGAGGAGAAAG TTTTTAAAGAGGCTCATGCTTGA
- the gjc4a.2 gene encoding gap junction protein: MSWDFLTHLLDEISNHSTFVGKIWLTLLIVFRIVLTVVGGETIYDDEQSEFVCNTLQPGCKNVCYDAFAPLSHVRFWVFQIIMISTPSVMYLGFAMHKIARMADNEYQPRKHKMLSTVHQRMNRDYDMVDEMTEEVPMIPEEIEPSEKDNKSAASTKTTAASDAAVKHDGRRRIKRDGLMKVYVLQLISRVAFEIAFLFGQCILYGFEVSPSYICTRSPCPHTVDCFVSRPTEKTIFLLIMYVVSVLCLALTVLEILHLGIGGLRDSFRSRANRRLPVHRPSTSTICHRLSSAPPGYQAVQKKYSSGKLKAEFLSDSGRESLADDNTTRDLDRLRRHLKIAQQHLDQAYHTEEVGASHNSGPDSKSIAAEQNRLNQAQGGFGSTEEKEAHA; this comes from the exons ATGAGTTGGGACTTCTTGACACATTTGCTTGATGAAATCTCCAACCATTCTACTTTTGTGGGAAAGATCTGGCTCACTCTCCTCATTGTCTTCCGAATCGTCCTGACAGTGGTGGGCGGTGAGACCATCTATGATGATGAACAGAGCGAGTTTGTGTGCAATACACTACAGCCTGGTTGTAAGAACGTGTGCTATGATGCTTTTGCCCCTTTATCGCATGTTAGATTTTGGGTTTTTCAAATCATTATGATAAGCACCCCGTCTGTTATGTACCTCGGCTTTGCCATGCACAAAATTGCTCGAATGGCCGATAATGAATACCAACCACGCAAACACAAAATGCTGTCTACGGTACATCAGAGAATGAATCGTGACTACGACATGGTGGACGAGATGACTGAAGAAGTTCCCATGATCCCAGAAGAGATTGAGCCATCAGAGAAGGACAACAAATCAGCAGCTTCAACCAAGACTACCGCTGCTTCTGATGCTGCCGTGAAACATGATGGCCGACGCCGCATCAAGAGAGATGGTCTCATGAAGGTGTACGTGTTACAGTTGATCTCTCGTGTTGCCTTTGAGATAGCCTTCCTCTTTGGCCAATGTATTCTTTATGGTTTTGAGGTCTCTCCATCCTACATTTGCACCCGAAGCCCTTGCCCACACACAGTGGATTGCTTTGTCTCACGTCCCACTGAAAAAACCATCTTTCTGCTCATCATGTATGTTGTCAGTGTACTCTGTCTGGCACTGACTGTATTGGAAATCCTGCATCTGGGAATTGGTGGCTTGAGGGACTCATTTCGTAGTCGAGCAAATCGGAGACTCCCTGTTCATAGGCCATCCACGTCCACCATCTGTCACCGCCTTTCCAGTGCTCCACCTGGATATCAGGCTGTCCAGAAAAAGTACTCCTCAGGCAAGCTAAAGGCTGAGTTCCTGTCAGACTCAGGACGGGAGTCACTGGCTGATGACAACACTACTCGTGATCTAGACCGTCTGCGGAGGCATCTGAAAATTGCACAGCAACACCTGGACCAGGCCTACCACACTGAGGAAGTAGGGGCTTCACACAACAGCGGGCCTGACTCTAAAAGCATCGCTGCTGAGCAAAACCGACTCAACCAGGCGCAGGGAGGCTTTGGCAGCACTGAGGAGAAAG AGGCTCATGCTTGA